Part of the Bombus huntii isolate Logan2020A chromosome 10, iyBomHunt1.1, whole genome shotgun sequence genome, tgcactgacatattcaacttcggtcgtagatagagctatacattgttgtcgcttacattgccatgtgatggccgcattcgcatacttacatacaacgcctgatgtcgactttcttgtttctttgtcgcctgcatagtcagcgtcgctaaaggtttcgagactgcctgcttttgtatataagagtcccatgtctgcggtcccttttatgtagcgcaaaattcgtttgactaatttccattgatactggtttggattctctaagtgtctcgccgctatatttattgcaaaactaatatctggcctacttacggtttgtaaaaacattaagttccctacggcttctctgtatggtgcgttacaataattatcgcctatgttactttcgttccaattagtctcgataggtgtagaaacactgtttgcctcattcatattaaatttttccaatatgttttcgatatacctactctgatgaatgaatattgaaccatcttctaatctattaatttcaagtccaagaaaactctttacttctttcgaactcgtaattttgaattctttatttaaatcatcgaagaatttatcaattaaagattcgtctgaagctgctaccagtccatcgtctacgtatatggtcatcaacattaatttgtcgtcttctgtataaatataaaaacaaggatctgcgttactctgataaaattttaagttcgagataaattttgtgaaacgtttcgtccaacatcttggagactgctttaagccatataggctttttagcaatttacaaacccgatttgtaccatcatcataacctttaggttgtttcatataaatatcttctttcagacttccatataagaatgcggttttaatgtcgaactgtccgaggtgtaaattatttttggctgcaatactgagcattaatctaattgtgtcaaaccgagcaacgggactatatgtttccttataatctatgccttctttctgtgaacacccttttattacaagtcgcgctttgtatcgttccgagttgtccggatttagctttatcgttaaaacccacctattgctaagtaccttctgatctttaggtttttctacaagtatccacgtcttattttcatggtgcgatttcatttcatcattcatagctgtttcccataactctttcttttcggatctcatcgcttcgttaaaatccaccggtaatttttccgctacgtacgttactgggttaccataaaaatcggttcgtttgatcttatctctatctctcaattgtctcacattgtcgctagttccatgaggttgtttttcatgttcacTCTCTGCACTTTCATACGTACATGCTCTATTGCTCTGCGCACTCACATCTTCGCGCTCGACAATTTTcggtaaacttaattttacgaatttcgcattttctagttcaggcttaaatattacgtcacggcttaatattacattttttactgttggcacgtacactcgataccctcgtccgtcatctaaatagcctaccaaatatcctttgttagcctttttgtcaagttttgtccttttctccgcaggtatgtgagcaaagcactcagtaccgaaaaccctaaacttttctaaattcggcggtttcccgtaccacagttcatatggtgttttcttatcttgtcttgtcggccccgtcttatttatgacatgtactgctgtgttcatggcttcggcccataagaacagcggtagatttggtttcgaatatagcatcgaccgacctgcctctactattgttctattttccctttctgCGACACCATTCTGTTCAGGAGTGTATGGGACGTTAATCGTGTGCCTAATTCCCTGacttcttaaaaattctttgacttctttattttggaattctttccctccatcactatgaatttctttaattttatccttaaattgattttcaacttctaggcaaaaggtttttagtttttcaattacttctgacttacgtcgtaagaagtaaatctttgtgaattttgaaaaatcacctttaaatgtcagaaaatacagtttcttgcctaatgactcgacttccataggtccacatacatccgtataaataatttcgcgaggtttagtcgcccgattgattttctcgtgaaaactcgatctatgctgtttcccgtacgcgcaaccttcacagaaaaagttattatcctctataactttcatatttgaattctttaagaattctttaacatGTCTGATGTTCTGACGACATAGCCGTTCGTGCCATAACTGCAATGTGTCCGCGTTTGACTCCgctctattgctaaaattacaaactgacgcatatctactttatacaaatttccgataacagaacctcttgctattattttctgattttgtaaaaatatgcaattggtcccttcctttgaaatacaaaaatctatgccccttcttgcgacagatcgaatcgaaaacagatttcttttcatacctgGTACGTATAGAACATCGTTCATTGTACATGTTACCCATTTGTCGTCCACAAAAGTCTCTactctgatttttcctttgccgcacgcatccatgaacggaccatcgccgatctctatcttcaccgtgttatcgaattcttcgaaaacgctgaaccattcccgtcgtcctgtcatgtgatccgtagctcctgagtcgattatccaaacatcagggtttgccgtttgtatcgctgaggtacttcctaatagaccaattccgctgtgatcccgattttggtttctaggttcctggttgtctctactgttgcttcttttgttatttttaaaacagtttttgctggtgtggcctttccttttgcatataaagcatctaaagcaatccttctttagatggccaacttttccacagttaaagcaacttggtccttgtttctcgtattcacgtttacttgactgcttctgctgttcccttttataattattaccttttgttaccagtgccaccgatgtttcctggtcgtctttcttccatctaatttcttccgtcatcagcctggtactaagcctgtctaaggtcttcttttcttcttccacggaatcccacgcactgtgaaaatgatcgaatttgtttggtaacaccgataaaatgcgtgttatcagcattttctcgccaatttcactcccaaggactttcatcttcgccgctatgagttccaactttgataggttgtaagagacattttcagattcttcccatttaaaatcgaagaactgcttctggaccatatttaaattctcatccgacttcatgtcatatactgtattcagctttttccacatttcatgtgctgtcgtgcaacataaaagaagatccaacggtttctttcctactgaggtcacgattaattttctcgctaatcgatctgctttcaaaaatcttccacgagcgatttctttctccgcgctgttacctggatgacacaaattcccttcacacacgttgatcaggtcgtcatcttcctccaaaagtgtacgcataacaaaacgccactggagccaattttcttcgccgcgtaacatctcgaccttcgcacttgctgattccattttagcactatcccttattttactaagcacaacactttaacaatttattcacttcacgttgctaccttgcaatttacagccctgggcccataacctgttgaggttattcggtgtgtaaacagagaaaacacgtggataaattgtaaggtagaaaatatatttaaatagaagtgtaataagtaaaaatacaatttgagctggtccagatccgcacgctagctgtgttacctaataactgaaaaaccccgaagccaacgtcgcctgtctactgtttatggcctgacttcgtcgcagtcttttgtctacacgctgtcgatggcttcagtgcttgagaaaactaaaaaagaccagatgtagagttttcttagaagtggtaaccacttcaacacgtgccattgttttcgtaaatttttgatattatagctTCATAAATTTCTCCATCCTCTGAGTATATTGCACGATAAGGTGCTCCTATGATCCATTTCTATAGAAAAAAGAtgtgtatacaaataaatataagtaaatagcaaaataaaataatttgcttcttaatcaatatatttaataatattctgtatcaaatttgtaatattctatcaaaatcACAACCTTGTGTAATTTACTTGCGTGTTTAGGCTGCTTAAGATTTTGCAGGTTTTCTTTCGGTTGAGAATTTCCAACATCCATTCCCATTCGCTTGAtaacttcttcttttgctAAATTTATTGCTTTATCATATGCTTCTATTAATGCACTATCATCCCAAACATTATCATTGGCTGTGTCTGTATCCTTTTGAGATAgcaaattatacgttattaatattgatacaagtattttattatcaaactattgcaaattatcatatatgtcatttttcaaaaattgactAAAAGATAATGGATACtgttaattactattatgctaagatcttgtactaaaataatgataaaaccattacgtttccattaccatacatacgtttccatttcctcgtataaaaagaacattcaTATCATCTGCCATATTAAAAtaacatcatttaaatattgaatttgcttctgaaatattaatttgtctcatttctttaactctaacacattgtaaacaatgatgactttataccaactataatactaaaaatctattccccattcattcgaaagattattttttgaagcaaggttaacattgaatgttcccaaacttcaataactgtattttactttctttacaatatctaacaatatattagaatactataaaaaaatattgtatgcacAAGAAACTGTTTATAGcgaaatagcaaaagaattaatcacatattataactaaaacgagattgttaagtagattatattatactgcaTATGCGTTAGTGTTTCAGCTggtaaatatagtttttatatctgaagataaataagatttaattctataaaattgcataatgaattatacatatatctattaCTATTCGCATTTCCCCTTAGTTGTATGTTGTCAATAGCATCAATCacgaacatataaataaatatagaagaaaccgTTCGGAAATggaaagggaaaaatgaaCATGGAAGACAAGAAAGTTTTCTTCATGTTTAGCGTATGCGTGATACGCTTTGAATGTCtcagataaagataaagatactctgctcatttctatttgttccgcagaacgagaaatttgttgtctttcatattggtttttacgattcaatttttgggCAGTTTTCCCTAGCGAGTGTCGGTCCCTGTTTGATATAACCAGACCGTAATTTATACAGATATgtaatatagatatatatttgtaaaactgaaatcagatgaaataaatgttgcctgaggttttaaacgtttaataaaaacaatatttcatttggaaaaaatgtaagatatgtaaaattacacattgatcattttgctggtcttgtatcataaaacaTGTGGCCCGAAGAGCACGTGTCCGGTAGGGATACGTCACTTGTGTTAGGAATCGTTTTATAACCTATCACAGTAAAGGAACGTCCCAGTATAGCAGCCGAAGAATGCCGTGAAAGTTTTTGCACAAAGTACAATTGATCtacaattgatattttccGCAATACTTATCTGGTGTTCGGACAGGGTGTCCCATACTCATGATATTTATGACAGTGGAATGGCGTTAGtaaatcaattacaaaaattttcgagatcaattctcggtattgcatcaaattattcaaaatatacgaGCAACACAACGTTGCCCTTTTTGCAGGCAACAAGAGGAATATCGACCACGCAACCACTTTCAGAAAAACAAGAGTAagtgatacaaattttcttgtgctttccttctttttttaatagaatttcagtacttaccttccaatataaaattggtgtcaaaataataatgctaataataatgtctaagaaatttttctctttgtaggAGTATAACATCTAGAAAAATAACATAGTATTAATAGAATAGTGTTAATAAGAACAACATTGACAGTgaacaactaaaaatataacactgttataaatatatgatatacgaattttatttatgtattattaagacaagtatatcttatttttaaattatttctattatcataagtgatacatataattaaggtataattaagagaagattaattgaagaaacacaaaaaataaagaaaataattatattgagataatttttatctttcataaatattattttcagaatAAATATAACGTTTGTTAAAGCAAGTGGAGAGAGAATCAAAGCAAAAGGGAAAGTTGGAGATACTATATTAGACATAgtagtaaataatgaaattgatttaggtggatatggtatgttttaaagaagcataatttacttaatttaaaataaataattttgaggtagaaaatatttgaaaattttcatttttatcaagtttaatattcttattatttttaacttttgatactttattatataagtatgttgtaatcttaaaatataattgatataggTGCTTGTGAAGGAACATTAACTTGTAGTACGTgccatttaatattttcgaaagaagtTTATGATGCACTTCCTGACAAACCAACAGATGAAGAATTAGACATGTTGGATTTAGCATATGAATTAACAGATACGTTAGTTCATAATAATCAGTATCAAATCATTcacattattaattctattaccttttaatattctataaagtgaatttttctatttaaatttatgtaaaaacagGTTAGTATTGGGTATTTCGAAATCTGCATCTCaatgtagaatttcaaatcgcTATCTCTGAATACTACGaaactgaaattataataaattttcatagttttttatttatgacccTATAATCATTACAAATCTATGTTGGAATTAGCATATTTACAATGTTGATTTTCAAatggataaatagaaatcttattgtgtattagtattaatttgtatagcaataaatatatttattgacatattcagttatataatatttaatttcaggtCACGGCTAGGCTGTCAAATAGTAATGTCTAAGGAACTAGATGGAATTGAGGTAAGAGTTCCATCAACAATTAATGATGCAAGAGCATAACTGAAATTATCTATaggtttttgaaaatttgtatacaatgttatacatctcttgttaaaaaacccttgttataattattaaaatattggtattaaaaaaatataataaagaatcttGTGTTTAAATGTGaagcttatatatatacatatgttatagtataattgcaattttgatatttgtacattGCCATTGTAAAAAGCCTATCcaattatgaagaaaatatatcttttatttttaatatacagggtgtcaattttaaaacgttcatctaaattattttcgttactattaaagataagaagaaattactaaGGAAGACTTAAATGGTTTTAAGATGTGTACTTGGTTACGATAAAAAAGACTCttgtggaataaattttgcaacttctgaaagattagataaaagcttagaacctaaaaaataatttgaaattaatttcgtttagatATACTGTTTGATTTCTTAGCTATGGGCAAGTTTAAAAGATCATCAAACTCATGGTCAACAAAACAACAGAAATGTACATGCAATGCTTTTTCGTTTCACAACAAGTTATCTGACACTATCATCATTTTCGTGGCACATGCAACATTATCGATTCAGTATAGTAATGTTTTGGATTAAAACAAATGTCTCGACATTGgagcaaaatatttcaacctttaaggactaaaattaaaacttatgagtttgtttataattttaatagattttattaatattgtgtttactggtttattaattacaagaaagtttgtaaaagactgaagttttacgtaaaaagtacaaatattctttcaacaaaattagtcaaatcacatcattatttatacatattgtatataaataaaatatgcggatatattactttaccctagaattgaaattcaataatattgaagaatcttatttattcagattttgtacattatcgtttctaacctcggataatagaacaacaaattaaatatttttaaacaaaaaaactttgttcctttgtttgatttcccttgctcgcgtttcttaactacttagatataaaatactttcgaaaattcatactTCACAAGCTACTAAACGCTTTATCtgttcagaataatttattgttttcttaactAGGTACATACCAAATACATCTATTAAGTTGGTATTTCTCATAATTACCAGTACATAAAGCTAAAACACTTTTGTACTATGCTTGTTATACATAgatctaacaaataatttaacttgtgtattgtcgtttgtatattttgttacgtgtaaaatattctatttctacactacttacaagttcgataaagtgtacattacacatcgtgaaatttacatattttcacttgGTTACCCTGCCcaattcgaatataattcagaacgtatgtgctatatttatatattctgcatttgttttgtatattatgtacactgatctgatctttgtaaacgcgagttttacgatattaatgagaaatttgccaatttaatggaagttgttaattttttctggcacgtttcacgttagcagacatgtttcttaagttacagtcgaaaagtgtttttatgtaaaagaataggaatgatcaagttattttaagatgacaagatatttcacgtcttctatttaaatatagccttaaattttaattccgtcaattcgtatatactcatacatcgaatttccttttctcatgtcatttcttttctttcatttcacatttaattacaaagataaagtgtaagtacgttgctcataaaattaatatcaaatgtcgcaaaatatacaaaagtaaaccAAGAAGAGGggtacatattattacacaaactgtcgttcatattgcatatgtacatatgcagtataaaaacaatactttttagtttttaatctcttgtttaaataatcctaatatctaaatttgtatcggtcattgattcgatataactgcgtttattggaagtaattaagctatagcctgcgcacaagagaagaaggaacaaacacgtatagtatacacgcttaaataacaaaattaagtcAGTTTACGTTCAATGTGAACTTGATCAAAGTTCCAATCTCGAATTATAGAGTTTCTTACTATcagtttacaaaattcgatattacgattatgtaccgtatttgaaaaacataaaatgctttgttcaattttaaataaaactaatatttaccaaagcgaatacgaaaaaaatgttatcatcaaactcaattttcaattatcaaacttaatccagcacaaatac contains:
- the LOC126870262 gene encoding adrenodoxin-like protein 2, mitochondrial isoform X2 is translated as MAQQEEYRPRNHFQKNKSACEGTLTCSTCHLIFSKEVYDALPDKPTDEELDMLDLAYELTDTSRLGCQIVMSKELDGIEVRVPSTINDARA
- the LOC126870262 gene encoding adrenodoxin-like protein 2, mitochondrial isoform X1, translated to MAQQEEYRPRNHFQKNKSACEGTLTCSTCHLIFSKEVYDALPDKPTDEELDMLDLAYELTDTLVHNNQSRLGCQIVMSKELDGIEVRVPSTINDARA